DNA from Scheffersomyces stipitis CBS 6054 chromosome 1, whole genome shotgun sequence:
cacATATAACGGTTTTTTGCAGCTTGAATTACTACCAGATATCTGCCGAAACTGAATGATACGATACAGTGGGTTCTCTGTAGTGAGGAGCTGTTTGAGTCGGACGTTTTCCCGAAACAACTCGGCGCTTTCAACTGCTATAACTTCTTCGCTATTGACAAATCTCTTTCCAACATGCAAATCCTGTGGAGTCAGATTGCAATCACTGGATCCCAAAGGTCCAGGCTACTATATTCTCGAGGAGTCAAAACCAGCTAAAAGATTTGTAAAATCTGAAGATCAAGTGTTTGCGAAGTATGTCAACGACTTGAGCCTAGAAGATAAAAAATTGCTTATCAATGAGGATTCTAAGAAGGTTTCCGATTCCGAATCTAGGTCTGAGTCTCAAGACTTGAGCAATGAAGCAGACATAGATTCCCTGTTGGTCAACAGTTTGGGCAACAAGGATTACTATGCTTCTGAGATTAAGAAGGTGTCTCAAAAggacaagttcaaattggaagaaaagtatAACGATTCTGTTGAGTGTGTAAGATGTCGTGATGCTACCTACAGATCtaacttcaagaacttctctCAGCAGGAATATCCTTTAGAGCTTTTAGACAATATTATGTCGAGAATCCCTCCTCATGAGCAGATAGTCTATATAGTCAATGCTCAAGACTTCCCAATGTCGATCAATCCGAAAATTTTCCAATATCGTCTGTCAAAtgaattgaagttcatTGTTAACAAGGCTGATTTGCTCTTCAAGTCGATCAATTTGAGCAAGAACTATGGCCAGACCTTCTTTTCGGACTATTTGTTCCACAAATACAGAGTCCCAAAGGAAAATGTCATGGTTGTTAGTGGTACCAACTACTGGGATTTTGACAAGGTTTTAGACTTTGTAGATGACAACAGTTACTTAATAGGAAATGTCAATTGTGGAAAGTCCACTATTATCAAGGGCATGCTCTACACTATTGATAAGCTGAATAAAAGGAAGAAATTTATGTCGAGTCGTGAAAGAACGaaaatggagaaagaaCAGGATATGTTGATCAATAGAGCCAGCAGAATGAAAGCCATGACAGCCGGAGAAaaaaagaaggagaagaaacGCTACGAAATGTTGTTCAGGTCCAAAGTGGGTCCTGGAGTTTCTCACATTCCGGGATTCACTAGAGGGTTTATTCAGATAGAC
Protein-coding regions in this window:
- a CDS encoding predicted protein yields the protein MIRYSGFSVVRSCLSRTFSRNNSALSTAITSSLLTNLFPTCKSCGVRLQSSDPKGPGYYILEESKPAKRFVKSEDQVFAKYVNDLSLEDKKLLINEDSKKVSDSESRSESQDLSNEADIDSSLVNSLGNKDYYASEIKKVSQKDKFKLEEKYNDSVECVRCRDATYRSNFKNFSQQEYPLELLDNIMSRIPPHEQIVYIVNAQDFPMSINPKIFQYRSSNELKFIVNKADLLFKSINLSKNYGQTFFSDYLFHKYRVPKENVMVVSGTNYWDFDKVLDFVDDNSYLIGNVNCGKSTIIKGMLYTIDKSNKRKKFMSSRERTKMEKEQDMLINRASRMKAMTAGEKKKEKKRYEMLFRSKVGPGVSHIPGFTRGFIQIDLEDMDKTIYDVPGFVNSENQLIHHHDIYNKISSPKILKQIHKGVKVYDKGTYTSKYITAKGGQSLTIGGLFFLNFPQKSMYQLRNCINHDFHLFSNFSRAVYISSNLSKYPGMGSKFFIEHDDSSLKELRRFIIPPFHGSIDLVIQNLGHINIKPTGRKETNQPLILYLPPGVEAIIRLPITNYIAKTFTGRDAKGNPLRKENILTKGVLALQRYTAKYPFYSTLISANKGAEVSSELALILKSEATCEPVTDAEQERLVKQDFARIGEWATIARGVECNYNERTVVDERNKFDYWME